Proteins from a single region of Sphingomonas swuensis:
- a CDS encoding tryptophan halogenase family protein translates to MIAQPPPRSVIILGGGTAGWMAANLLQKRWGERGTRVTLIESRDIGIIGVGEGSTPQLKAFFDELGIAESEWMGRCNATYKAGIEFVGWSDQPGHERYFHPFPTAVDPFTEATFFTATRLRRGGADVAAHPDPFYLAARIARDGRAPLAPANFPFPVGYGYHFDAYLVGATLRDVAVGRGVAHETATIADVRLDDKGDIAELQADDGRIFSADLYIDASGFRATLIEGALKEPHRSFSDNLFNDRAVVTPTALPADGARAMTTATAASAGWIWHIPLTSRAGNGYVYSSRYLDPEDAAAELRAHVGAEPDAEVRHLSMKCGRIERSWVRNCLAVGLAQGFLEPLEATALHIVLATVKGFTDAYERGDRDGFNAAIARRYEGIRDYIVCHYRTAQRRDTDYWRDVTANDRLSDSLKRVITAWFSGEDVEQEVLSQGIEGYYPPMSWHVMLAGYGNYPAASRLRPLPASPVDLAEVERFVGGCASNFPTHQAALARLAEAEAA, encoded by the coding sequence TTGATCGCGCAGCCACCGCCCCGATCCGTCATCATCCTCGGCGGAGGGACCGCCGGCTGGATGGCCGCCAACCTCCTCCAGAAGCGCTGGGGCGAGCGGGGCACGCGCGTCACTTTGATCGAAAGCCGCGACATCGGCATCATCGGTGTGGGCGAGGGTTCGACCCCGCAGCTCAAGGCCTTCTTCGACGAGCTCGGCATCGCCGAGAGCGAGTGGATGGGGCGCTGCAACGCGACCTACAAGGCGGGGATCGAGTTCGTCGGCTGGTCGGACCAGCCGGGTCACGAGCGCTATTTCCACCCCTTCCCGACCGCGGTCGACCCCTTTACCGAAGCGACCTTCTTCACCGCCACCCGCCTTCGTCGCGGCGGCGCGGACGTGGCCGCTCACCCCGACCCCTTCTATCTCGCGGCTCGCATCGCGCGCGACGGGAGGGCTCCTCTGGCGCCCGCCAACTTCCCCTTCCCGGTCGGCTACGGCTACCACTTCGACGCCTACCTCGTCGGCGCGACGCTGCGCGACGTCGCGGTCGGGCGCGGGGTCGCGCATGAGACCGCGACCATCGCCGACGTCCGTCTCGACGACAAAGGCGACATTGCCGAGCTGCAGGCGGACGACGGCCGCATCTTCTCGGCCGACCTCTACATCGACGCCAGCGGCTTTCGCGCGACCCTGATCGAGGGTGCGCTGAAAGAGCCGCACCGCTCCTTTTCGGACAATCTGTTCAACGACCGCGCGGTGGTGACGCCGACCGCGCTGCCCGCCGACGGCGCCAGGGCGATGACTACCGCCACCGCCGCGAGCGCCGGCTGGATCTGGCACATTCCGCTGACCAGCCGGGCCGGCAACGGCTACGTCTATTCGAGCCGCTACCTCGATCCCGAGGACGCCGCGGCCGAGCTTCGCGCCCATGTCGGTGCCGAGCCCGACGCCGAGGTCCGCCACCTGTCGATGAAGTGCGGCCGGATCGAGCGCAGCTGGGTCCGCAACTGCCTCGCGGTCGGGCTCGCGCAGGGCTTCCTCGAGCCGCTCGAGGCGACCGCGCTGCACATCGTCCTCGCCACGGTGAAGGGCTTCACCGACGCCTATGAGAGAGGCGACCGCGACGGCTTCAACGCTGCCATCGCCCGCCGCTACGAGGGCATCCGCGACTATATCGTCTGCCATTATCGCACCGCCCAGCGCCGCGACACCGACTATTGGCGCGACGTCACCGCGAACGACCGGCTGAGCGACAGCCTCAAGCGCGTCATCACCGCCTGGTTCAGCGGCGAGGATGTCGAACAGGAGGTGCTTTCGCAGGGGATCGAGGGCTATTACCCGCCCATGTCCTGGCATGTCATGCTCGCCGGCTACGGCAATTACCCCGCCGCCTCGCGGCTTCGTCCGCTGCCGGCAAGCCCCGTCGACCTAGCCGAGGTCGAGCGCTTCGTTGGCGGCTGCGCATCCAACTTTCCCACGCATCAGGCAGCGCTCGCCCGCCTTGCCGAAGCAGAGGCGGCCTGA
- a CDS encoding alpha/beta hydrolase, whose product MIRFLLGLCALLFAVSASAQAGGRFVEFDQPGDIGQVHVTVWLPPGYDAATKRRYPVLYMHDAQNLFFPKRSNFNKVWAADKAALGLIRSRKVAPFIIVGVDHPGATRFLRYFPTRVASAPLRQGTEGFAKGKLGGDEYLSFLGDTLKPVIDARFRTRVEPRYTAVASSSMGGLISLYALTERADIFGKAAAVSTHSPLIDPDLLAKQPAMAEGVKADWRRYLSTRLGAPGGRKLWMDHGTETLDAHYAPYQAVLDEGVAAAGWTRGKDFESRVYKGTAHEENAWAARLPEMLGWLLSDWRP is encoded by the coding sequence ATGATCCGCTTCCTGCTCGGGCTTTGCGCCCTCCTCTTCGCTGTTTCTGCTTCCGCACAGGCGGGCGGCCGCTTCGTCGAGTTCGACCAGCCGGGCGACATCGGCCAGGTCCATGTCACCGTCTGGCTCCCGCCCGGCTATGACGCGGCGACCAAGCGTCGCTACCCAGTGCTCTACATGCACGACGCGCAGAACCTGTTCTTTCCCAAGCGCTCCAACTTCAACAAGGTGTGGGCGGCCGACAAGGCGGCGCTCGGGCTGATCCGCTCGCGCAAGGTCGCGCCCTTCATCATCGTCGGGGTCGACCACCCCGGCGCGACCCGCTTCCTCCGCTACTTTCCGACCCGCGTCGCGAGCGCTCCGCTGCGCCAGGGCACCGAGGGCTTCGCCAAGGGCAAGCTCGGCGGCGACGAATATCTGTCCTTCCTCGGCGACACGCTGAAGCCGGTGATCGACGCCCGCTTCCGGACCCGGGTCGAGCCGCGCTACACCGCGGTCGCGAGCAGCAGCATGGGCGGCCTCATCAGCCTCTACGCGCTGACCGAGCGCGCCGACATCTTCGGCAAGGCCGCCGCGGTCTCGACCCACTCGCCGCTGATCGATCCCGACCTGCTCGCCAAGCAGCCGGCGATGGCCGAGGGCGTCAAGGCCGACTGGCGGCGCTACCTCTCGACCCGCCTCGGCGCGCCGGGCGGACGCAAGCTGTGGATGGACCATGGCACCGAGACCCTCGATGCCCATTACGCGCCCTACCAGGCGGTGCTCGATGAGGGCGTCGCCGCTGCCGGCTGGACCCGCGGCAAGGACTTCGAGAGCCGGGTCTACAAGGGCACCGCGCACGAGGAGAACGCCTGGGCGGCACGGCTGCCCGAAATGCTCGGCTGGTTGCTGAGCGACTGGCGCCCTTGA
- a CDS encoding glycoside hydrolase family 97 protein, translated as MRTLFAFAALSLTAPALAQSPVVATAASPSGTLKLTVSINGEGRVNYAVNRGSVPVIGDSQLGFLFTDSRQMLRNMELKDTQTRSHDETWEQPWGEWRQVRDRHQEVALTFQERDKLRRTMRVRFRLFDNAVAFRYELPEQPNLKTANIVEELTQFQIVGQGRAWWAPAFESNREEYLYNDTPITGIGTAQTPFTIRRDDGLHVSIHEAALIDYSGMNVAHVQNGLLKAVLTPSSSGPKVVRDTPFETPWRVVLITPDAPSLYQANSVFLNLNAPNKLGNVSWVKPQKYVGIWWGMHLDTQSWASGPKHGATTAYTKRMMDFAARHGFRGVLVEGWNKGWDGDWFATGDEFSFTEPYPDFDIKSIADYGRRKGVHLIGHHETSANIAHYESQLGAGLDLARDMGMEAIKTGYVADAGGVQALDANGRKVFEWHEGQVMSRHHLKVVTEAAKRRIAINPHEPIKDTGLRRTYPNWVSREGQRGMEYNAWAVPKNPPHYDTELVFTRMLAGPMDFTPGILSLMGRGNTPLNSTLARQLAYYVVLYSPIQMAADLPENYEANPAPFQFIKDVAVDWDDSRMLEGAVGDYAVMARKERGKANWFLGGLTDEEGRNLDLPLSFLDAGARYRAEIYRDGDGADYRSNPRAIAIEKRVVRSSDRLALRMAPGGGFAVRFVKLGR; from the coding sequence ATGCGTACCCTGTTTGCGTTCGCGGCCCTGTCGCTCACCGCCCCCGCGCTCGCGCAGTCGCCCGTGGTGGCGACCGCCGCCTCGCCCTCGGGCACGCTCAAGCTGACCGTCAGCATCAACGGCGAAGGCCGCGTCAACTATGCGGTCAACCGCGGCTCGGTCCCGGTCATCGGCGACAGCCAGCTCGGCTTCCTCTTCACCGACAGCCGCCAAATGCTCCGCAACATGGAGCTGAAGGACACGCAGACCCGAAGCCACGACGAGACCTGGGAGCAGCCGTGGGGCGAATGGCGGCAGGTCCGCGACCGCCACCAGGAAGTCGCGCTGACTTTCCAGGAGCGCGACAAGCTTCGCCGCACCATGCGGGTCCGCTTCCGCTTGTTCGATAATGCAGTCGCCTTCCGCTACGAGCTGCCCGAGCAGCCCAACCTCAAGACCGCCAACATCGTCGAGGAGCTGACCCAGTTCCAGATCGTTGGGCAGGGCCGCGCCTGGTGGGCGCCGGCGTTCGAGAGCAACCGCGAGGAATATCTCTACAACGACACGCCGATCACCGGCATCGGGACCGCCCAGACCCCCTTCACCATCCGCCGCGATGACGGCCTCCACGTCTCGATCCACGAGGCGGCGCTGATCGACTATTCGGGGATGAACGTCGCCCACGTGCAGAACGGGCTGCTGAAGGCGGTTTTGACGCCGTCGTCGAGCGGCCCCAAGGTAGTCCGCGACACGCCCTTCGAGACTCCTTGGCGGGTGGTGCTGATCACCCCCGACGCGCCCTCGCTCTATCAGGCCAACAGCGTCTTCCTGAACTTGAACGCCCCCAACAAGCTCGGCAACGTCAGCTGGGTCAAGCCGCAGAAATATGTCGGCATCTGGTGGGGCATGCACCTCGATACGCAAAGCTGGGCCTCGGGTCCCAAGCATGGCGCGACCACCGCCTACACCAAGCGGATGATGGACTTCGCCGCCAGGCACGGCTTCCGCGGCGTCCTCGTCGAGGGCTGGAACAAGGGCTGGGACGGCGACTGGTTCGCCACCGGTGACGAGTTCAGCTTCACCGAACCCTATCCCGACTTCGACATCAAGAGCATCGCCGACTACGGCCGCCGCAAGGGCGTCCACCTCATCGGCCACCATGAGACCAGCGCCAACATCGCCCATTACGAAAGCCAGCTCGGCGCCGGCCTCGACCTCGCCCGCGACATGGGCATGGAGGCCATCAAGACCGGCTACGTCGCCGATGCGGGCGGCGTCCAGGCGCTCGACGCCAACGGGCGCAAGGTGTTCGAATGGCACGAAGGCCAGGTCATGAGCCGCCACCATCTGAAGGTGGTCACCGAGGCCGCCAAGCGCCGCATCGCGATCAACCCGCACGAGCCGATCAAGGACACCGGACTTCGCCGCACCTATCCCAACTGGGTCAGTCGCGAGGGCCAGCGTGGCATGGAATACAATGCATGGGCGGTGCCCAAGAACCCGCCGCACTACGACACCGAGCTGGTGTTCACCCGGATGCTCGCCGGGCCGATGGACTTCACGCCGGGCATCCTCAGCCTGATGGGTCGCGGCAACACGCCGCTCAACTCCACTCTCGCCCGCCAGCTGGCCTATTATGTCGTGCTCTATTCGCCGATCCAGATGGCCGCCGACCTGCCCGAGAATTACGAAGCCAATCCGGCGCCCTTCCAGTTCATCAAGGACGTCGCGGTCGACTGGGACGACAGTCGGATGCTCGAGGGCGCGGTCGGCGACTATGCCGTCATGGCACGAAAGGAGCGCGGCAAAGCCAACTGGTTCCTCGGCGGCCTGACCGACGAGGAAGGCCGCAACCTCGACCTGCCGCTCTCCTTCCTCGACGCGGGCGCCCGCTATCGGGCCGAGATCTACCGCGACGGCGATGGTGCGGACTATCGCTCCAACCCGCGGGCGATCGCCATCGAGAAGCGTGTGGTCCGCAGCAGCGACCGGCTTGCCCTTCGCATGGCACCGGGTGGCGGCTTCGCGGTGCGCTTTGTAAAGCTCGGCAGATGA
- a CDS encoding alpha-glucosidase — translation MSSVAPHAEPRAETAPAAAQPWWRGAAIYQIYPRSFCDSDGDGVGDLKGITARLDHVADLGVDAVWVSPFFTSPMRDFGYDVADYRSVDPIFGTLADFDALVARAHALGLKVLIDLVFSHTSEQHPWFVESRSSRENDKSDWYVWADPKPDGSPPSNWQSVFGGPSWTWDARREQYYHHNFLKEQPQLNGHSPAVQQALLDIVAFWLDRGVDGFRFDAINFMMHDPALTDNPPVANPAKRTRPFDLQHHFNNQSQPQIGAFLERLRALCDAHGAAFALAEVGGEQAEREMNDYTAPGRLHSAYGFDFLYADRLTPALIARTAERWPDRPGEGWPSWAFENHDAPRAVSRWVAPEHAAQFARTKMLLLACLRGSIILYQGEELGLTQVEVAFELLQDPEAIANWPQTLSRDGVRTPMPWTADARGHGFTDGDPWLPFGPDHAGLSVDRQNGDPDSLLHFTRTVLALRNEHPELRWGSLEIVEAGEAILRFDRVRGSSRLRCTFNLSDQWQPATRSGALFHTGELSAEALGPYAAFIEVI, via the coding sequence ATGTCATCTGTCGCACCGCACGCTGAACCGCGGGCCGAGACGGCACCCGCGGCAGCCCAGCCGTGGTGGCGCGGAGCGGCCATCTACCAGATCTATCCGCGCAGCTTCTGCGACAGCGACGGCGACGGCGTCGGCGACCTCAAGGGCATCACCGCGAGGCTCGACCATGTCGCCGACCTCGGGGTCGACGCGGTCTGGGTATCGCCCTTCTTCACCTCGCCGATGCGCGACTTCGGCTATGACGTCGCCGACTATCGCTCGGTCGACCCGATCTTCGGCACCCTCGCCGACTTCGACGCGCTCGTCGCCCGCGCCCACGCGCTCGGCCTCAAGGTCCTGATCGATCTCGTCTTCTCGCACACCAGCGAGCAGCATCCGTGGTTCGTCGAGAGCCGCTCGAGCCGCGAGAACGACAAGTCGGACTGGTACGTCTGGGCCGACCCCAAGCCCGATGGATCGCCGCCGAGCAACTGGCAGTCGGTATTCGGCGGGCCGAGCTGGACCTGGGACGCTCGGCGCGAGCAATATTACCACCACAACTTCCTCAAGGAGCAGCCGCAGCTCAACGGCCACTCGCCGGCGGTCCAGCAGGCGCTGCTCGACATCGTCGCCTTCTGGCTCGACCGGGGCGTCGACGGCTTCCGCTTCGATGCCATCAACTTCATGATGCACGATCCGGCGTTGACCGATAATCCGCCGGTCGCGAACCCGGCGAAGCGGACCCGGCCGTTCGATCTCCAGCACCATTTCAACAACCAGTCGCAGCCGCAGATCGGCGCCTTCCTCGAGCGGCTCCGGGCCTTGTGCGACGCGCATGGCGCGGCCTTCGCGCTGGCCGAAGTCGGCGGCGAGCAGGCCGAGCGCGAGATGAACGACTATACGGCGCCTGGCCGGCTCCACAGCGCCTATGGCTTCGACTTCCTCTACGCCGACCGGCTGACCCCGGCACTGATCGCGCGCACCGCCGAGCGCTGGCCCGATCGCCCGGGCGAGGGCTGGCCGAGCTGGGCGTTCGAGAACCATGACGCCCCTCGTGCGGTGTCGCGCTGGGTCGCTCCCGAACATGCCGCGCAGTTCGCTCGCACCAAGATGCTGCTTCTGGCCTGTCTTCGCGGCTCGATCATCCTCTACCAGGGCGAGGAGCTCGGCCTGACCCAGGTCGAGGTCGCATTCGAGCTGCTCCAGGATCCCGAGGCGATCGCCAACTGGCCGCAGACCCTCAGTCGCGACGGGGTGCGCACGCCGATGCCGTGGACCGCCGACGCGCGCGGCCATGGCTTCACCGATGGCGACCCGTGGCTTCCGTTCGGACCCGACCATGCCGGCCTCAGCGTCGACCGGCAGAATGGCGATCCGGACTCGCTGCTCCACTTCACCCGCACCGTGCTCGCGCTCCGCAACGAGCATCCCGAGCTTCGCTGGGGATCGCTGGAGATCGTCGAGGCCGGCGAGGCGATTCTGCGCTTCGACCGGGTGCGCGGCTCTTCGCGGCTGCGCTGCACATTCAACCTCTCCGACCAGTGGCAGCCCGCCACCCGGAGCGGCGCCCTGTTCCACACCGGCGAGCTCAGCGCGGAAGCGCTCGGCCCCTACGCCGCTTTCATCGAGGTGATCTGA
- a CDS encoding alpha-amylase family glycosyl hydrolase codes for MSLTLALLSLAAAQPAAAPAADYRSRAPQDEVIYFLLPDRFDNGDPKNDRGGLKGDRLATGFDPSSKGFYQGGDLKGLVRRLDYIQSLGVTAIWFAPIFKNKPVQGPKGQESAGYHGYWVTDFTSVDPHFGTNAEFKAFVGAAHARGMKVYMDIITNHTADVIKFAECEAANACPYRSIADYPYQRRGGPAGAAINPGFAGETDRSPGNFARLTDPNYAYTLSTPPADRNVKVPAWLNDPLLYHNRGDSTFTGESSTMGDFVGLDDLMTENPKVVAGFIDVYGSWIDRFGIDGFRIDTARHVNPEFWQQFVPAMKARAAARGIPNFHIFGEVFDDSGEPGRLAQYTRRDKLPAVLDFAFAATAVRVVAGKQPTEQFRGLQMQDVLYAEGDATAAQLPTFLGNHDAGRFAGWMKREVPQASADELLKRTMLGHVLMFTWRGVPTVYYGDEQGFVGDGGDQDSRQSLFPSKVATYNDDDLLGTDRTTAVENFRGDHPLYRLVAELSAIRRGSEALRRGATRILATEDKPGLLAYSRTSPSEQVMVAVNTSAQPITRNIAIGADVTGLSSLSGSCPAVPVAPGTVRVTLPGFGHVICRTAR; via the coding sequence TTGAGCCTGACCCTTGCCCTACTTTCGCTCGCCGCCGCGCAGCCCGCGGCTGCCCCGGCCGCCGACTATCGCAGCCGTGCTCCGCAGGACGAGGTGATCTACTTCCTGCTGCCTGACCGCTTCGACAACGGCGATCCGAAGAACGACCGCGGAGGGCTCAAGGGCGATCGGCTTGCGACGGGCTTCGACCCCTCGTCGAAGGGCTTCTACCAGGGCGGCGATCTCAAGGGGCTGGTTCGCCGGCTCGACTATATCCAGAGCCTCGGCGTCACCGCCATCTGGTTCGCGCCCATCTTCAAGAACAAGCCGGTCCAGGGCCCCAAGGGCCAGGAAAGCGCCGGCTACCATGGCTATTGGGTGACCGACTTCACCTCGGTCGATCCGCACTTCGGCACCAACGCCGAGTTCAAGGCCTTCGTCGGTGCCGCCCACGCGCGCGGGATGAAGGTCTACATGGACATCATCACCAACCACACTGCCGATGTCATCAAGTTCGCCGAGTGTGAAGCGGCCAACGCCTGCCCCTATCGCTCCATCGCCGACTATCCTTACCAGCGCCGCGGCGGACCTGCGGGCGCTGCGATCAACCCCGGCTTTGCCGGCGAGACCGACCGCTCGCCCGGCAACTTCGCCCGGCTGACCGATCCCAATTACGCCTACACGCTGAGCACGCCGCCGGCTGACCGCAACGTCAAGGTCCCGGCCTGGCTCAACGATCCCCTGCTCTACCACAACCGCGGCGACAGCACCTTCACCGGCGAGAGCTCGACCATGGGCGACTTCGTCGGCCTCGACGATCTCATGACCGAGAATCCGAAGGTCGTCGCAGGCTTCATCGACGTCTACGGCAGCTGGATCGACCGCTTCGGGATCGACGGGTTCCGGATCGACACCGCGCGCCACGTCAATCCGGAATTCTGGCAGCAGTTCGTGCCGGCGATGAAGGCCCGCGCGGCCGCCCGTGGAATTCCCAACTTCCACATCTTCGGCGAGGTGTTCGACGACAGCGGCGAGCCTGGCCGGCTGGCGCAATATACCCGCCGCGACAAGCTTCCCGCGGTGCTCGACTTCGCCTTCGCCGCGACCGCGGTCCGGGTGGTCGCGGGCAAGCAGCCGACCGAGCAGTTCCGCGGCCTGCAGATGCAGGACGTGCTCTACGCCGAGGGCGATGCCACCGCCGCGCAGCTCCCGACCTTCCTCGGCAACCACGACGCGGGCCGCTTCGCCGGTTGGATGAAGCGCGAGGTTCCGCAGGCCTCGGCCGACGAACTGCTCAAGCGCACCATGCTCGGCCACGTGCTGATGTTCACCTGGCGCGGGGTTCCGACCGTCTACTACGGTGACGAGCAGGGTTTCGTCGGCGACGGCGGCGACCAGGACTCGCGCCAGTCGCTCTTCCCGTCCAAGGTCGCGACCTACAATGACGACGACCTGCTCGGCACCGACCGTACCACTGCTGTCGAGAACTTCCGCGGCGACCACCCGCTCTACCGGCTCGTCGCCGAGCTGTCCGCGATCCGTCGCGGAAGCGAGGCCCTGCGCCGCGGTGCCACCCGCATTCTCGCCACCGAGGACAAGCCCGGGCTGCTCGCCTACAGCCGCACTTCGCCGTCCGAGCAGGTGATGGTTGCGGTCAACACCTCGGCCCAGCCGATCACCCGCAACATCGCGATCGGTGCCGACGTCACCGGCCTCTCCTCGCTTTCGGGCTCCTGCCCAGCCGTCCCGGTCGCCCCGGGAACGGTCCGTGTCACCCTCCCCGGATTTGGCCATGTCATCTGTCGCACCGCACGCTGA
- a CDS encoding tryptophan halogenase family protein gives MRIVIVGGGSAGWMAAAALGRVIGDQWTIELVESDAIGTVGVGEATIPAIRRFNELIGIDEAEFVRRTQGSFKLGIEFVGWHGGEDSRYLHAFGQVGRDLGLIPFHHYWLQARARGAAERLERYSQSGTAAWANRFMREEALPGTPLGSATYAYHFDAGLYAAFLREIAEGLGVVRHEGRISTVHHDGESGHVAVVELEDGRRVAGDLFVDCSGFVSLLLGQTMGVDFVDWSEWLPMDRALAVPCESVEPVTPFTRSTARAAGWQWRIPLQHRIGNGHVYCSDFISDDEAAAVLLANLDGKPLADPRPLRFTTGRRREFWRGNVVALGLSSGFLEPLESTSIHLVQSGLQHLIDLLPNGGIDPVDVAKFNDKLVFEYERIRDFIILHYYANDRDGAFWQRCREMRVPDTLAEKIALFRGNGRIFRTADELFTELGWLQVMVGQGIVPRSHHPLADKPGNANIDLYLAGIRDLVQAKVDRMPDHRAYLNQLSETPTEVFA, from the coding sequence ATGAGGATCGTCATCGTCGGCGGCGGGTCGGCCGGGTGGATGGCCGCTGCCGCACTCGGCCGAGTGATCGGCGACCAATGGACGATCGAACTGGTCGAGTCCGATGCGATCGGCACCGTCGGCGTCGGCGAGGCGACCATCCCCGCCATCCGCCGCTTCAACGAACTCATCGGCATCGACGAAGCCGAGTTCGTCCGCCGAACCCAAGGCAGCTTCAAGCTCGGGATCGAATTCGTCGGCTGGCATGGCGGCGAGGACAGTCGCTACCTTCATGCCTTCGGTCAGGTCGGGCGCGACCTCGGCCTCATCCCCTTCCATCATTACTGGCTCCAGGCCCGGGCGCGCGGCGCCGCCGAGCGGCTCGAACGCTACAGCCAGTCGGGCACCGCGGCCTGGGCCAATCGCTTCATGCGCGAGGAAGCACTGCCCGGCACCCCGCTCGGCTCGGCTACCTACGCCTATCATTTCGACGCCGGCCTCTATGCCGCCTTCCTGCGCGAGATCGCCGAAGGCCTCGGCGTCGTCCGTCATGAAGGGCGGATCAGCACCGTCCACCACGACGGTGAGAGCGGCCATGTCGCAGTCGTCGAGCTGGAGGATGGGCGCCGCGTCGCGGGCGACCTCTTCGTAGATTGCTCAGGCTTCGTCTCGCTGCTCCTCGGCCAGACGATGGGCGTTGATTTCGTCGACTGGTCCGAATGGCTGCCGATGGACCGCGCGCTCGCCGTCCCTTGCGAAAGCGTCGAGCCGGTAACGCCCTTCACCCGGTCGACCGCCCGCGCCGCGGGCTGGCAGTGGCGCATCCCGCTGCAGCACCGGATCGGCAACGGCCACGTCTACTGCAGCGATTTTATCAGCGACGACGAAGCCGCCGCGGTGCTGCTCGCCAACCTCGACGGCAAGCCGCTCGCCGACCCGCGCCCCTTGCGCTTCACCACCGGCCGCCGACGGGAGTTCTGGCGCGGCAACGTGGTCGCGCTCGGCCTTTCGAGCGGCTTTCTCGAGCCACTCGAGTCGACCTCGATCCACCTCGTCCAGTCGGGGCTGCAACACCTCATCGACCTGCTTCCGAACGGCGGCATCGATCCGGTCGACGTCGCCAAGTTCAACGACAAGCTCGTGTTCGAATATGAGCGCATCCGCGACTTCATCATCCTGCACTACTATGCCAACGACCGCGACGGTGCCTTCTGGCAGCGCTGCCGCGAGATGCGCGTGCCCGACACGCTGGCGGAGAAGATCGCGCTCTTCCGCGGCAACGGCCGCATCTTCCGCACGGCCGACGAGCTCTTCACCGAACTCGGCTGGCTGCAAGTGATGGTCGGACAGGGGATCGTTCCCCGCTCCCACCACCCGCTCGCCGACAAGCCCGGCAATGCGAACATCGACCTCTATCTCGCCGGCATCCGCGATCTGGTGCAGGCCAAGGTCGACCGCATGCCCGATCACCGAGCCTATCTGAACCAACTGTCCGAGACCCCCACGGAGGTGTTCGCTTGA